A part of Arachis hypogaea cultivar Tifrunner chromosome 12, arahy.Tifrunner.gnm2.J5K5, whole genome shotgun sequence genomic DNA contains:
- the LOC112726941 gene encoding pentatricopeptide repeat-containing protein At3g63370, chloroplastic-like has protein sequence MRPLFRCSALHLLPCTLTTTMATSTLLSSNFHRSFRENPRLNHVATVIPNFSSPKSISLTTPSSLTLSHTFKRTTLKEAFQSLMTLFLTHPFSFQFSHPEAFSMVLELCGSEKAVLQGQQVHAFLVKICGLCGSVFLGTKLVHMYGKCGFFSDAEKVFDRMPDRTVFTWNAMLGAYVSSGNHVKALELYREMRVLGVEPDAFTFPCVLKACGALTDRDFGDEIHGFALKCGFGTFVFVCNALIAMYAKCGDLEGARTLFRNMEDKDDPVSWNSVISAHVSEGRSLEALSLYRRMQEVGVASNTYTFVAALQACENPFFVKLGREIHAVILKANHYSDVFVANALIAMYSKCGKMEDAERVFKNMHFKDNISWNTLLSGLVQNDLYTDALNHFRGMQNSGKKPDQVSVLSMIAASGRSGNLLNGMEVHAYAIRNGMDSDIQIGNTLIDMYAKCSYVKYMNRAFESVPEKDLISWTTIIAGYAQNECHLEALNLFRKVQLEGVNADPMMIGSILLACSGLKSKNLIKEIHGYVLKSGLADILLENAIVNVYGEVGHIDYARRVFESIEPKDIVSWTSMITCCIRNGHSTEALEIFYSLNETNIQPDSIALISALSAAASLSSLNKGKEIHGFLIRKDFVLEGAIASSLVDMYACCGTVENSIKIFNSVKNRDLILWTSMISASGMHGHGNEAINLFKKMIDENVIPDHITFLALLHACSHSGLIAEGKKFFDVMKHEYLLEPWQEHYACLVDLLGRSNSLEEAYEFVRNLPVPPSSEVWCSLLGACRIHSNKELGELAAKNLLQSDMDNSGNYVLISNIFAADGRWNDVEEVRLRMKGSGLKKKPGCSWIEAENKIHTFMARDKSHPKSDEIYLKLAQITKLLEEKGGYRAQTKFVFHNVSEEEKTQMLYQHSERLALSYGLLVTPNGTPIRITKNLRICDDCHTFFKIASEICQRPLVVRDANRFHHFERGLCSCRDFW, from the coding sequence ATGAGACCTTTGTTCAGGTGCAGCGCACTGCACCTACTCCCCTGTACCCTTACCACCACCATGGCCACTTCAACCCTTCTCTCTTCCAACTTCCACCGCTCCTTTCGTGAAAATCCCCGCCTGAACCATGTTGCTACCGTGATCCCAAACTTCTCTTCTCCCAAATCCATTTCTCTCACCACCCCTTCTTCTCTTACACTGAGCCACACTTTCAAACGCACAACTCTCAAAGAAGCTTTTCAATCCTTGATGACCCTCTTTCTCACTCATCCATTCTCATTCCAGTTCAGTCACCCTGAGGCCTTTTCCATGGTCCTTGAGCTTTGTGGCAGTGAAAAAGCTGTGCTACAAGGGCAACAGGTGCATGCctttttggttaaaatttgtgGGTTGTGTGGTTCTGTGTTCCTTGGTACAAAGCTTGTGCATATGTATGGGAAATGTGGCTTCTTTTCTGATGCAGAgaaggtgtttgatagaatgcctGATAGAACTGTTTTCACATGGAATGCTATGTTAGGTGCCTATGTGTCAAGTGGGAACCATGTTAAGGCGCTTGAATTGTATAGAGAGATGAGAGTTCTTGGAGTGGAGCCTGATGCTTTCACTTTCCCTTGTGTGCTTAAAGCGTGTGGTGCTCTCACTGATCGCGATTTTGGGGATGAGATTCATGGCTTTGCTCTCAAGTGTGGATTTGGTACATTTGTGTTTGTGTGTAATGCGCTTATTGCTATGTATGCAAAGTGTGGTGATCTCGAAGGTGCTAGAACTTTGTTTCGTAATATGGAGGATAAAGATGACCCCGTTTCATGGAATTCTGTTATTTCAGCACATGTATCTGAAGGTAGGTCCTTAGAGGCATTATCACTATATAGAAGAATGCAGGAGGTTGGAGTTGCTAGTAATACATACACTTTTGTTGCAGCACTTCAAGCCTGTGAAAATCCATTCTTTGTTAAACTTGGCAGGGAGATTCATGCTGTTATCTTGAAAGCTAACCATTATTCTGATGTCTTTGTTGCCAATGCTTTAATTGCTATGTATTCAAAATGTGGGAAGATGGAGGATGCTGAAAGAGTATTTAAAAACATGCATTTCAAGGATAATATATCTTGGAATACACTGCTCTCTGGTCTTGTCCAAAATGATTTATATACTGATGCTCTAAACCACTTCCGGGGTATGCAGAATTCTGGTAAAAAACCTGACCAGGTGTCAGTGCTAAGTATGATTGCTGCATCAGGTCGATCAGGGAATTTGTTGAATGGCATGGAAGTTCATGCGTATGCAATAAGAAATGGAATGGATTCTGATATACAGATAGGGAACACCTTGATAGATATGTATGCTAAGTGTTCTTATGTGAAATATATGAACCGGGCTTTTGAAAGTGTGCCTGAAAAAGACTTGATTTCTTGGACAACAATTATTGCTGGCTATGCTCAGAATGAATGTCATCTTGAAGCTTTAAATTTGTTTCGGAAGGTTCAGTTAGAAGGGGTGAACGCTGATCCCATGATGATTGGAAGTATTTTGTTGGCTTGTAGTGGTTTGAAATCCAAAAACTTAATCAAAGAAATTCATGGTTATGTTTTGAAAAGTGGTTTAGCTGATATTTTGCTGGAAAATGCCATTGTCAATGTATATGGAGAGGTTGGGCACATAGATTACGCACGACGCGTCTTTGAATCTATTGAACCCAAAGATATTGTGTCTTGGACAAGTATGATTACTTGTTGCATTCGTAATGGACATTCGACTGAGGCTCTTGAGATTTTCTACTCTCTAAATGAAACTAATATTCAACCTGATTCCATTGCTCTCATCAGTGCACTTTCTGCAGCTGCTAGTTTATCTTCATTGAATAAAGGGAAGGAGATTCATGGATTTCTTATTAGGAAAGATTTTGTTCTGGAGGGAGCCATTGCTAGCTCCTTAGTGGACATGTATGCTTGCTGTGGAACTGTGGAGAACTCAATAAAGATATTTAATTCTGTAAAGAACAGAGACCTAATTTTATGGACTTCTATGATTAGTGCAAGTGGAATGCATGGACATGGAAATGAGGCCATTAATTTGTTCAAGAAAATGATTGATGAAAATGTTATTCCTGATCATATAACCTTCTTGGCTTTATTACATGCGTGCAGCCATTCAGGGTTGATAGCTGAAGGTAAGAAGTTTTTTGATGTGATGAAACATGAATATCTGTTAGAGCCCTGGCAAGAGCATTATGCTTGTCTGGTTGATCTCCTCGGCCGTTCCAATTCGCTAGAAGAGGCTTACGAATTTGTGAGAAACTTGCCTGTCCCACCTTCTTCTGAAGTTTGGTGCTCTCTTCTTGGTGCTTGCCGTATTCATTCTAATAAAGAATTAGGAGAGCTTGCTGCAAAGAATCTCTTACAATCGGATATGGACAATTCCGGAAATTATGTACTGATATCAAACATCTTTGCAGCTGATGGAAGATGGAATGATGTAGAAGAAGTGAGATTGAGAATGAAAGGAAGTGGATTGAAAAAGAAACCTGGATGCAGTTGGATTGAGGCTGAAAATAAGATCCACACCTTCATGGCAAGAGACAAGTCTCACCCAAAATCCGATGAAATTTATCTAAAACTAGCTCAGATTACTAAACTTTTAGAGGAAAAAGGAGGCTACAGGGCTCAAACTAAGTTCGTATTCCACAATGTTAGTGAGGAAGAGAAAACTCAGATGCTGTATCAACACAGTGAAAGATTAGCACTTAGTTATGGTCTACTTGTTACCCCAAATGGTACTCCTATTCGGATCACAAAGAATCTTCGTATCTGTGATGATTGTCATACATTCTTTAAGATAGCATCTGAAATCTGTCAACGACCCCTTGTTGTAAGGGATGCCAACAGGTTTCATCATTTTGAAAGAGGACTATGCTCATGCCGAGATTTCTGGTAA
- the LOC112726942 gene encoding uncharacterized protein, with the protein MATSLTQDQIAKFREAFSVIDKDSDGFITLEELIAILQQLDGNSTKEEVQEMISEADIDGNGIINFEEFLTFMGRKIKENQAEELKDAFKVFDRNNDGYISATELRQVMMKMGERLTDEEAEEMIREADLDGDGQVSYEEFARMMLLN; encoded by the exons atggcaactTCATTAACACAAGATCAGATTGCTAAATTTCGGGAAGCTTTTTCTGTAATTGACAAGGACTCTGATG GATTCATTACTTTGGAAGAGCTTATAGCAATTTTACAACAATTAGATGGAAATTCAACAAAAGAAGAAGTCCAAGAAATGATTAGTGAAGCTGATATTGATGGAAATGGGATAATAAATTTTGAAGAGTTCTTAACTTTTATGGGAAGGAAAATCAAG GAAAATCAGGCTGAGGAGTTAAAAGATGCATTTAAAGTGTTTGATAGAAATAATGATGGATACATATCAGCCACTGAG cTGAGACAAGTGATGATGAAAATGGGAGAGAGGCTAACAGATGAAGAAGCTGAAGAAATGATAAGAGAGGCAGATTTGGATGGTGATGGTCAAGTCAGCTATGAAGAATTTGCAAGAATGATGTTGCTCAATTGA